A region of the Thiomicrorhabdus sp. genome:
CAACAGATATTGAAGCAGTAATGAACGCTGAGATGGCTTCTGGTAAAACAGTTGACCAAACTCGTCGTGAAATGATTGCTAAGATTGGTGAGAACATGGCGGTTCGTCGTCTTGAACTTATCGAAACAACTGGTCAGATTGGTCAGTATCAGCATGGTGAGAAAATCGGTGTTGTGGTTTCTCTAGAAGGTGGTGATGACGCTCTTGCTCGTGATATTGCTATGCATGTTGCGGCAGCTAAGCCATCTGCGGTTTCTTCTGATGAGCTTGATGCAGAAGTTGTCGAAAAAGAACGTGCTTTCCAAATTGAACAAGCAAAAACTTCAGGTAAGCCAATGGAAATCATTGAAAAAATGATTGAAGGGCGTATGCGTAAGTTTGTTGGTGAAATTACGTTACTAGGTCAGTCTTTTGTTAAAGATCCAGATCAAACTGTAGAAAAACTATTAAAATCTAATGGTGCTTCAGTTTCTTCATTCATTCGTTTAGAAGTGGGTGAAGGTATTGTTATTGAAGAAACTAACTTCGCTGATGAAGTTGCGTTGGCTGCTAAAGCAGTAACAGGTTAATTTCAATTGACTGAATGGGCCATAGCTAGGCCTTGCGTTTTGCAAGGCCGCTATGGCTTTTTTGTATGTAAAATTTAGTTAATAAAATTTACAATGGATAACGAATAAATATTTGTTGTTTAAAGTTTTTTATAAGTATATGTATTTTAATTGATTTTTATAATTAAATACTTATAAAACACTTTAGATTATGACTGCTGAGGGATGGATATGGCACTTAAATATAAACGTATATTATTAAAGTTTAGTGGCGAAGCTTTAATGGGTGATGGCGATTTTGGCTTAGATTCGGTAACGCTAAAAAATGTGGTTAGCCAGGTTAAAGCTTTACGTGATTTAGGTGTTGAAGTAGGTATTGTTGTTGGCGGTGGTAATATTTTTCGTGGCGCTCAGATTCAGGGGTCGGGAATTCAACGCACCACTGGTGATCATATGGGGATGATGGCTACAGTCATTAATGCTTTAGCTTTACGAGATGTTATTGAAAGCCAAGGTATGAAATCTCAAATACTTTCAGCAATGGCAATTGAAGGTGTTTCTACTGGTTTTAATGCCAATACGGTTAAAAAACAAATTGCTGATGGTGAAGTGTTGGTTTTTGCAGCTGGTACAGGAAGCCCTTTCTTTACCACTGATACAGCAGCAGCATTGCGTGGTATAGAAATTGATGCGGATATTGTATTGAAAGCAACTAAAGTTGATGGTATTTATACGGCTGATCCAGTAAAAGATCCTAGTGCGACTCGCTATCAAAAACTAAGTTATGATGACGTGATTCAAAAAAATTTACAGGTGATGGATATGACTGCTTTTGTATTGTGTCGTGACCATAAAATGCCTATCCGTGTTTTTGATATGTTTAAAGATAATGCGGTAATTAGAATTGTTCAAGGTGAAGACGAAGGCACTTTGGTTGGTGCAGGAGAATAAAAAATGTTAAATGAAATTCAAAATGACGCTAAGTTGCGTATGGCAAAATCGATTGAGAATCTTGAAGTTAATTTTGCAAAAATAAGAACAGGTCGTGCACATCCTAGTATTTTAGATGCGGTTACTGTTGATTATTATGGTTCACAAGTGCCGATTAGTCAGGTTGCAAATATTAATGTTGAAGATGCTCGAACTTTAACTGTGCAACCATGGGAGCAACCAATGGTTGCTGTGGTTGAAAAGGCGATTATGATGTCTGACCTAGGTGTTAATCCTGTTACAAACGGAAATACTATGCGTATCCCTATGCCTCCGTTAACAGAAGAGCGTCGTCGTGACCTAACAAAAGTAGCTCGTCAAGAGGCTGAAAATTCTCGTGTTGCAGTACGTAATGTACGTCGTGATGCTAATGGAGATGTTAAAGATCTTTTAAAAGATAAAGAAATTACTGAAGATGATGCACGTAGATCAGAAGATCAAATTCAAAAGCTAACAGATGATGCAGTCAAAAAAATTGACGCACTATTAGCTGAAAAAGAAGCGGCTTTAATGGAGGTTTAATTTTAAATTAAAGTCGATATTTGTACGCAATTACGGCATAATTGACTGGTTTTATTGTATCGGTTAATTTATTCATAATTGCATGCATAAAACGGCCTTAGAGAAGTTAATTGCTCTAAGGCCGTTTTTGTTTGTTTTTGGAGTTGTTTTGTCAGAAGTTAGTAGTGAGTTGCATAAGCCTAGTCACCCCCCTAAGCACATCGGTATTATTATGGATGGCAACGGTCGTTGGGCTAAAAAACGTCTATTACCAAGATTTGTGGGCCATCAGAAAGGTTTGAATGCGGTAAAGCGAGTGGTTTCTCATTGCTCAGAGCTTGGGATAGAGGCGTTAACGTTATTTGCTTTTAGTACTGAAAACTGGAAACGCCCTAAAGACGAAGTGAATAAATTGATGGGGCTGTTTTTAAAGGCTTTACAAAAAGAGGTTCAAAAACTGTCTGAAAATAATGTGCAGTTAAGAATTATTGGGGACCGGTCAGCCTTTAGTGATCAGATTCAACAGCATATTATAGTGGCAGAAGAGTCCACAAAAAATAACACTGGCTTAGTATTAACTATAGCGGCTAATTATGGTGGCCGTGCTGACATTGTTGATGCTGTTCAGAAATGGCAATTGGCTAATCCAGAAAAGACAGTTTCAGAACTTACTGAAGATTCTATCTCTGAGTTTATTGCATTGTCTGATATTTCTGAACCTGACTTGCTTATTAGAACCGGTGGTGAACAACGCATTAGTAATTTTTTAATCTGGCAAATGGCTTATGCTGAATTGTATTTTACCGATTCACTTTGGCCAGATTTTGGTGAAAAAGAGATTGATGCTGCTATTTTATCTTTTTCAAAACGTGAACGACGCTTTGGTAAAACGAGTGAGCAGGTGGCTGAATGCTAAAACAACGAATTATTACTGCGTTGGTCTTGGTTGCTCTGTCTATTTGGGCTCTGTTTTTCTCTTCTGATTTGGTTTGGAAAGGTGTTTTACTATTTATTGCTTTTATTGCCGCTTGGGAGTGGACCGCTTTTGCTCAAATCAAAACCCCTTCATTAAGAGTAACTTATGCCTTAGGTGTGCTTGTTGGCGCAAATTACGCTATGGATGTATTTACCATGCAAAATATTGCATTGCTTACTTTATTGGAGGCGGTAATTTTAATAACTGTCGTTACTCGCTATCAGAGAACAGAAGGTAAAGTTGGTACTAAATCAGTTGGTTTTGTTCTGCTCACCGGCATTTTAGCGGTGCTTTTATTTGCTGTATCTATGTACCAGTTTAGGACTGAATTTGGGCCTTTAACCTTGTTATTAAGCATGTTGCTTGTTTGGTCAATTGATACAGGTGCTTATTTTAGTGGTAGACGTTTTGGAAAAAATAAATTAGCTGTTTATGTAAGTCCTGGAAAAACTTGGGAAGGTGTTCTTGGTGGAGGCTTACTAACTTTCTTTATTGCTCTTTTTGTACTTTATTATCTACAGCAACCTATTCAGCTATCATTCTTTATATTGGCTTTCGTTTTAACTGCAATTGCTTTATTTTCGGTTTTTGGTGACCTTTTTGAAAGTGTCTTGAAAAGACAGGTAAATCTAAAAGATAGCGGTAAAATTCTACCAGGACACGGTGGTATATTAGACCGAATAGATAGTGTTTTAATTGCAATCCCCATGTTGTATCTTGCATGGCACTACAGTGCTTTGATGTAGGTTGTATAACAATGCCTAGTCAAATCAAAAAAATAAAATAGGTTGTCATTAATGGGTTTCATTTGGTCAGTTATTGGTTTTGTTTTAGTAATGGGGGTAATTGTTACCATTCATGAATGGGGGCATTACCAAGTAGCACGTTGGTTTAATATTAAAGTGCTCAAATTTTCTATTGGCTTTGGTAAACCTATTTATTCTAAAAGAGGTCGTGAGACAGAGTTTGTTATTGCGCAAATTCCTCTTGGTGGCTATGTTAAATTTGCCGACGAAAGAGAGGCCGAAGTTGCACCAGAAGATTTACCACGAGCTTTTAACAGACAGTCTGTCTATAAACGTTTTGCTGTAGTTGCAGCAGGTCCGTTAATCAACCTTTTATTTGCATGGCTTGTATTTACTGCCATGTATATGGTTGGCACTACGGGTATGAAGCCAATTGTTTCTGGTTTTACTGAGGGCTCTCCTATTGAACTTTCTTTAAAAGATGCAAGACTGCCATTAGAAAATTTCCAGGCCTGGTCGGTAACTCAAGTAAATAACCAAGGTGTCTATAGTTGGCAAATGGTTAATCAACAAATTTTGCAATCTTTAGCAAAAGGCGATAAATCAATAAGTTTTAATTTAGAGTCTATTGATGGCTCTCAGGTGTTGCTAGCCCATAATGTTAATTTATCTGCTATCGATATCAATCAGCCTAAACAAAACTGGTTGGCTTTGTTAGGTTTTAAGCCGACCAAGCCAATAATTCCAGCCGTGATTGGTCAAGTTGTTGAAGGAGGCCCAGCGGATAAAGCGGGATTAAAAGAGGGGGATAAAATTCTCTCAATTAATAAAAAGCCCATTCACAGTTGGCAAGATTTTGTTAAAGTAGTGCAGTCTCAGCCAAACCAGCAGATTGAAATAGGATTTGAAAGGAATGAAGCCTCTTTTAATAAAAAATTAGTGCTTGGTTCTACAACTCTGGATGATGGAAGCCAATTGGGCAAGATGGGTGTTGGCGTAAAAGTAGATGAACAGACTCTAGCTCCTTATACCGTAAAGATTCAATATGGTTTTATTGATGCCTTTACTCATGCTTATCAACGCAGTGTTGATTTATTTGTGATGAGTCTTGTAATGCTTAAACGGATGGTGATTGGTGAGGTGAGTACCAGTAATCTTTCTGGTCCGTTAAGTATTGCACAATTTTCAGGGCAAGCCGTTCAGTCCGGTTTGGTCGCTTTTTTAAGCTTATTAGGTTTGTTAAGTTTAAGTATTGGTATTTTGAATTTATTACCAATACCTGTTTTAGATGGGGGACATTTAGTGTATTACCTCATCGAGATGATAAAAGGTTCCCCTGTTAGTGAACAGGTTATGGCAGTCGGACAAACAATAGGCTTGGTTTTGCTTGTTGGTTTAACGTTTTTGGCTTTATTTAATGATGTAATAAGAATATCCCATGGTTAATATGTTTCAAAAAAAATCTTCAAATAGCATTTTATCGGCAGCAATTGCTTCCTTGTTATTCACTCCAAGTATCGCTTTTGCTTTTACTGTTAAAGACATTAAGGTTGAAGGCTCAAATAAAATTGGTTTTGAAACAATCAATAGTTATTTATCGGTAAAACCAGGCGATGAACTCGATAGCCAATCTGTTCAAGAAAGTATTCAGCGTTTATATAAAACTGGTTTTTTCCAGGATGTATCGCTCTACAAAAACGATAATGGAACTTTGGTGGTTAAAGTCGTTGAAAGACCATCTATTGCAGATATTAAAATCAAAGGTAACTCTTTAATTGAAACCGATGTGCTAAATAAAGCATTGGATGGTTTAGGGATTAAGAAAGGTCGTATTTACAACCAGATTCAGATGGATCATGTTGTTGTTGATTTAAAACGTCGTTATCAAAACCAAGGTTACTATGCTGCGGTAATAGATATTGTTTCAAAAACGTTACCGCGTAACCGTGTAGAGCTTACCATTGATATTAAAGAGGGTGAGCCAGCAAAAATTGGCCGTATTAGCCTAGTTGGTAATAAGGTTTTTTCTGATGCTCGCTTAAAGTCGCTTATGCAAATGACCGAGCACGCAGCGTTTGGCAGTGGCGACAAATACTCTAAGCCAAAAATGCAAGCAGATATTGAGACTATCAAATCTTACTACTTGGACAGAGGGTATGCGGAATTTAAAATAGACTCTTCTCAAGTGAGTATTTCGGCAGATAAAACTAAAGTATTTACTACGATTAATATGACTGAAGGTGCTTTATACACTATCTCAAAAATTGGTTATGTTGGTGAGTTAATTGTTGGTAAAAAAGAACTTGAATCTTTAACTCCTTTTAAAAAAGGGGATAATTTTTCACGTGCGGCGGTTATTGAAGCTGTTAACGCTATTCGTGATCGTTTAAGTGAAGAGGGATATGCATTTGCTGAAGTGGTTCCTGAAACTAGTTTTGATAGAAAAAAGCGCACAATTGCTATTAACTTTAAAATTGAACCTAAAAAGCGTGTTTATATCAGACGTATTGAAGTTGAAGGTAATACCCGTACTCGTGACCATGTTGTTCGTCGTGAAATGAGACAGCTTGAAAGTGCACCTTATTCTTTAAAAATGGTTCGCCAATCTAAGCAACGACTTCAAAGATTAGGTTTCTTTAAAAGTTCTGACATCGAAACAAGAAGAGTTTCTGCTGACCAAGTTGACTTAATTGTTAAAGTAGAAGAGCAGCCAACAGGATCGTTTTCTGCAGGTGTTGGATATTCTCAGCTTGATGGTGTGAGTTTTAATTTAGGCGTTTCGGAACGTAACTTTATAGGTAGTGGTAATAAACTTAATTTTAATGTTGCTACCAGTGCGGCTAGAAAATCAGCCGATATTGGGGTAACTAACCCATATTTTACCCAGGATGGTGTCAGCTTAGGTGGAAGCATATATTACAGTGAAATTGATGCTACACAGCTTGATATTGCTGAATATACTACTAATAACCTTGGTTTAAGACTGACACTTGGTTATCCTTTAAGTGAAAATAACTCGTTAAACTACGGATTAAAGTTTGACTCTCAAGAGCTAGTGTGTGCTGATGCCTTTACTTATTGTAAAGACTATATTAGTGAGTTCGGAAAGTCTTCTAATTCTGTTATTGCTACAGTTGGTTGGTATCATAACTCTACGAATGGCTTTTACTTTCCAACCAAAGGTCAAAAAACCAGTTTATCTTTAGAAGCAGTTGTGCCTTCAACCTCTAAAACACCTTATTATAAGGTCTACGCGGATGAAAACTGGTATCAGCCACTAACAGATAACTTTACGATGCAGCTTAAAACTGGATTAGCTTTTGGAGATGGTTATGGGGATATTAATTCATTGCCATTTTATAAAAAGTTCTATGCTGGAGGCATCGGTACGGTAAGAGGTTTTGAGCCAAACTCTTTAGGGCCTAGATACGATTTAGCAACGGATGGAAGTAATACTCCAACTGGTGGTAGTGTTAAAATTACAGGTACGGCTGGAGTTGTATTCCCTGTTCCCTTTATTGAAGATTCAAGTAATGCTCGTGTGAGTTTATTCTTCGATTTTGGTAATGTTTTCAATTCATTTGATACAGTTGAAGCAAATGAGCTTAGAACATCTGCAGGTATTGGTGTTTCTTGGATCACACCAGTAGGGCCTTTAACATTCAGTATTGCTCAACCTATTTCATACACTAAAGACGATAAACTACAGACATTCCAGTTTACTCTTGGAACAGGATTCTAAAGAGTAGACGTACTTTAAGACACGAATTTATTTCGGTGTTTATTACATCGATAAAATTTTTAAGGTAAAATTGCTTAACGCATATAAAAACAGATAAAACGGACGGATTTTCAATGCAAAAACTTTTAAAAACTGCCTTTGCTATCGGCTTTATGGTTTTTTCAACAGCCTCATTTTCAGAAACTGGAGTAAAGTTAGGTGTTGTAAATGTTGCTTTATTACTTGAGCAAGCTCCGCAAGCTAAACTTGCCACAGCCTCACTTGAAAAAGAGTTTTCTCCTCAGCAGTCCGAGTTAAAAAGTTTAGCGGGAAATTTAGAAAAAAAACAAGCGGATTATCAAAAAAATAAGACGGTCATGAGTGATGCTCAAAAGGTAAGCAAAGAGCGTGAAATTTCGATGTTAACTCGTGAGATTCAAAGACGTCGTAATGATGTTCAAGAGTTGTTGAATTTAAGAAGAAATGAAGAGTTGGCAAAATTACAAAAAATAGTAAATGATGCTATTAAAGAAATTGGTCAAAAGCAGGGTTTTGACTTGATTCTATATGAAGGTATTGCTTATACCAACAAACGTATTGATATTACAAATGACGTACTTACCCATTTAAAAGCCGTTAGTAAAAAGCAGCGTTCTGAATTTAATAAATAATTCAGGGGAAATCTGTGCAATTAAAAAAAGTTATTCATCACCTTAGTGAACATGGTTTAAATGTAGAGCTAATTGGTGATGATTCTATCGAGATTTCTCAAGTATCTGGTCTAGATATTGCAAAAAAAAATGAGATTTCTTTTCTAACCGATAAAAAATACCTTCCACATTTACGATCTTCTTTAGCATCGGCGGTACTGCTGACAAAACAGAATGTTGGTGATTATTCTTTTACTCAAGTGGTTGTTGAAAATCCGTATTATGCTTATGCACTTGTTGCACAGTTATTAAACCCATTTAAAATTTCTAATGGCCATGTGCATACCTCGGCAGTTATTGATAGCTCTGTTAAAGTTGGCTTAAGTACCTCTATAGCGGCCAATGTTGTTATAGAAAAAGAGGTTACAATTGGTTCTAATTCAATCATTTCTGCTGGTACAGTTATAGAAGAATCTGTAATCATTGGCAATGATTGTAAAATTGGGGCGAACGTAACAATATGTCATAACTGTGTTATTGGCGACAACGTTATTATTGAAGCAGGTGCTGTTATAGGCGGTGATGGGTTTGGATGGGCAAACAATAAGGGAAAGTGGATTAAAATTCCACAGATAGGCCAGGTTATTATTGGTAATAATGTTTCAATTGGGAACAATGTCACCATTGATAGAGGAGCTATTCAAAATACAATCATTGAAGACAATTGTATTATTGATAATCAAGTTCATCTTGGACATAATGTGGAAATAGGTTCAGGTTCGGCTATTGCTGGTCAAGCTGGTTTTGCTGGTAGCACCATCCTTGGAAAAAACTGTACCGTTGCTGGTCAAGTCGGTTTTGCCGGTCATTTAAAAACAGTTGATAATTGTCATTTTTTGGCAAAATCAGGCGTAACTCACGATATTAATGAACCTGGTGCTTATGCAGGTTTTCCTGCGATTAAAGCCACTGACTGGCAAAGAAACAGCGTTAGAACTCGCAATTTAGATAAAATAGTCAAACAGATTAAACAGCTAGAAAAACAAGTAGAATTGCTCTCAAAATAAATTTTTATTAAATGTTATTGGATTATAAAAACAATGGAAGTTAAAGAAATATTTGAATACCTACCACATAGATATCCGTTTTTATTGGTGGATAGAGTGACTGATTTTGAATCAGGAAAAAGACTGACGGCGTTTAAAAATGTTACTTTTAATGAACCTCAGTTTACTGGCCATTTTCCAAATAATCCAATTATGCCTGGCGTTATGATTATTGAAGCAATGGCTCAATGTACTGGTATTTTGGCATTTAGATCACAAGATGAAAAGCCAGATGGAACATCTATGTACTACCTAGCAGCTGTAGATAATTGCCGTTTTAGACAGCCTGCAATTCCAGGTGATCGCTTAGACTTCGAAGTTAAGGCTTTGGGTAATAAGCGTGGGATTTGGAAGTTTGAATGTACAACAAAAGTAGATGGCAAACTTATTGCATCAGCTGATTTAATGTGTGCTGAAAGAAAGGTTTAGTTTTGATTCACTCTACTGCAATTATTGATCCTAATGCAACAATAGCACCTGGCGTCAAAATAGGTGCTTTTTGTGTCATTGAAGGAAACGTTTCAATTGGTGCTGGGTCAGTTTTGGATTCCCACGTCGTAATAGAAGGAAATGTCACTATAGGTGAAAATAACCGTTTCTTTTCATTTGTCTCCATTGCCGCTCCTCAAGATAAAAAATATGCTGGTGAAGCAACAACGGTCATAATCGGCAACAATAATACCTTTAGAGAAAACGTTACAATTAATCGCGGCACAGTACAAGATATTGGGAAAACAGTTGTTGGCGATAATAACTGGGTAATGGCGGGAGTTCATATCGCACATGATTGCATTATTGGTAATCATTGTATCTTTGCCAATGCTGCCGCATTAGCGGGCCATGTTATAGTACATGACTGGGCTATTTTGGGTGGTTATACTCTTGTGCATCAATTTTGCCAAATTGGTGAACATAGCTTTTGTGGTATGGGAAGTGTCATAAACCAAGATGTTCCAAACTTTGTGGTTGTTTCAGGTAATTTAGCAGGTCCAAGAGGTATAAACCTAGAAGGTTTAAAACGTCGTGGTTTTGATAAAACTCAACTTACTTTAGTTAAAAAAGCTTACCGTATTTTATATAGAACAGGTAATAGACTAGAACAAGCACTACATGAGCTTGAACTATTAAATGATGAAAAAAATACTCTAGATTCACTAATACATTTCTTAAAAAACTCAGATCGTGGCATCGTTCGATAAAAACCTTCAGCATCAATCCCCTAAAGTATTTGCTATGGTAGCTGGTGAGGCTTCTGGCGATACTCTTGGTGCGGACTTAATCTCTAGCCTAAAAAAAAGACATCCTGATGCAAAGTTCGTTGGTATTGGCGGGCCTAAAATGCTGGCTCAAGGCTTTGAATCATGGTTTGCAATGGAAGAACTCTCAGTTATGGGTTTCTTTGAGGTTATCAAACACTTACCTTCGTTACTTAAGATTAGAAAAAGCCTAATTTCACGCCTGCTAGAGTTAAAGCCTGATGTATTTATTGGTATAGATGCCCCTGACTTTAACTTTAAAGTAGAAGCGACTCTTAAGCAAAATGCAATTAAAGCAATACATTATGTTGGCCCATCTGTATGGGCATGGAGAGAAAAACGGCTTGTCAAAATAAAGCAGTCTGTTGATGGTGTGTTGGTGTTGTTTCCATTTGAACCTGCTTATTATCATCGATATGAAATCCCTGTAAAATTTGTGGGGCACCCATTAGCCAATCAATTTCCTGCAAAACCGAATAGTGAGCAAGCTAAATTAAAATTAGGTTTTCAATCTAGTGATAAATTAACGGCAATACTTCCTGGTTCACGTATGAGTGAAATCAATAGAATGGTTGATACTTATATACAGGCTGCACGTAAATTAACAGAAATTTATCCTGATATGCACTTTGCAATACCGTGTGTGCATCAAAAGGCTAAGCAACGAATACAGCAAGCAGTTGATTTATACGGTAAAGGGTTAATGGTTAAATTATTAGATGGTCAGTCACGTGAAGTGTTAGAAGCCTGTGATCAAGCCCTTGTAACGTCTGGAACAGCTACACTGGAGTGTGCCTTAATGCGTAAACCTCTAGTTTTGGCTATGGCCGTTCATCCAATTTCTTATTGGATAATGAAGCGTCTTGCTACTACCCAGTGGATAGGTTTACCTAATATTCTAGCGAACAAAACTCTAGTAACCGAACTTATTCAAGAGAATGCAACCTCTGAAAAAATTGCCATAAGTCTAGGGCGTATAATCATGGATAGTAAACTTAGAAATGAACAGATATCGGCATTTGAGCTTCAGTATCAGGAGCTTAAACAAAATGCATCAGAGCTTGCGGCAGATGCAATTGATAGCTGGATGAAATAAATCTAATGATCGAGCTATTCAAATGACTCAAGCAAGCCTTTTTATGGATTCAGATGCACCTGAGTTTTATTCATTGACAGGAACGACTGTTGGCGTTGATGAAGTAGGTCGCGGACCTTTAATAGGTGATGTTGTCGCAAGTGCGGTTATTTTACCAAAGCATTGTCAGTTACCCTTAAGAGACTCCAAAAAACTAAATGAATCTACCCGCAATACTTTAGCAAAAAAAATAAAAGATCAGGCAATTGCATACGCGATTGGATTTGCTACACCTGAAGAAATAGATGAATTAAATATTCTTAACGCCACCATGCTTGCAATGCAGCGAGCTGTTCAGCAGATTGCTGACAAAGGGCATAAAATTGACTTAGTATATGTAGATGGCAATCGTTGCCCTAAGTTGCAATTTACTTGCCAATCAGTAGTAAAGGGTGATGATAAGGTTATGGAAATTAGTGCAGCATCTATCCTTGCAAAGGTTTATCGTGACCAGCAGATGCATGAATTACATAAAAAACATCCTCAATATGGCTTTAATGAACATAAAGGTTATCCAACAGCAAAACATTTAGCTGCTTTGCAGCAGTTTGGCATGATTCCTGGTTATAGAAAAACGTTTAAGCCAATAAAACTGTTATTAGAGCAAAACAACCTGTAATTTAAGCTTAACTGTTTAAGTTACCAGGCCTGTAAAATTGGTTTGCTTCACTATCTCAAAATAAATATATAATCAAAATTAGGTTGTATATATTTTATAAGACCTAAAAGGCGTAATGATATGTCAACGACTTTAGAGCAGGTTGAAAAGACTGCACAATTAAGTAAAAACAATCAAATGAGCTTGATGATTTTTCAAGTTCAATTTCCTAAAGAAAATTATCAGCCATCCTACTACGGCATGAACGTTTTTAAAGTGCGTGAAGTTCTTGAAGCTAGAGCTTATGAAGTTTCTGAAATGCCAGACGCAAATAGTTTAATTGAAGGAATGATTGAATTACGAGGTGTTTACTTACCTGTTATAAACTTGCCCAAATGGATGGGGTTTGAAATGACCGAAGAGGAACGAGAGAAATCTATTATTATTGTTTCCGATTTTAGTCATAACTTTGTTGGGTTAAGAGTCTCTTATATTCATGGTGTAGAAGAAAAAAATTGGTCAGATATACATCCTGCTGGAAATTACAATGTGGATGTAAATACCAATCAAATTGTTAACCATACTTATTTGCAAAATAGTGACACACTTTGCTTTATATTGGATATTGAGAAGTTATTAATTGAAGCAATGCCATCAATGGCGGAAAAGATTTTTGCTTCAGCTAAAGATGTTAATAAAGTTGACCATAACTTTATTAATGAAGTGTATGAAAAAACTGTTTTGTTTGCAGAGGATAGTAAATCTATTCAAAAATATATGGCAATGGTGTTTGACCAACTAGGTCTTAAATACAAAGGGTTTGATAATGGTCGATTACTGTTGGATTATATTGATAAAAAAGAAACTTTAGATGATATTTCCATGGTCTTTACTGATTTAGAAATGCCTGTAGCATCCGGCCATACAGTAATTAGAGAATTACGCCAAAATCCACGCACCAAATCAATGCCTTTAATTGTTCATACCTCTATGACGAGTGATAACAATAGCCGTGAGGTTTTAGCGATGGGAGCTAATTATTTTATTGGTAAAGTCGATACGGATTTGATTGTAGAAACTATCTCAAAAGTTGAGCATGATTTTAAAGATTGGTTAAAACGATAGAAGATGGCTTATTAGTAAAAAACTATATATTTATTTTTATATTTAGTATTGCTAATGAGTCTGATTTAAATGTTTGACAAAATTTAGATATAAAAAAAGGTGCATGATCAGTGCACCTTTTTCGTTGTGGTAACCTAAAAATTAACGCTGACGAGCTTTAAATTTTGGGTTTGTTTTACAAATAACGTAAACTTTTCCACGACGCTTAACAACTTGACAGTCTTTATGACGTGTCTTAGCTGATTTCAAAGAAGATAAAATTTTCATCAGATATATCCATATTTAGTTGCCGAATATTAATAACCAATTCGACTTAAGTTCAAATTTGAAGTCGCGGATTATAAAGGCTTACTTAATAAATGTCTAGCTTATCTAAGTAAAAATCAATCAATTTGGTCTATTTAGTATAAATTTGCTCTAAAACGCCTTGCTAACTACTGTATGTAGTGCTCATTAGCGTATAATT
Encoded here:
- the bamA gene encoding outer membrane protein assembly factor BamA encodes the protein MVNMFQKKSSNSILSAAIASLLFTPSIAFAFTVKDIKVEGSNKIGFETINSYLSVKPGDELDSQSVQESIQRLYKTGFFQDVSLYKNDNGTLVVKVVERPSIADIKIKGNSLIETDVLNKALDGLGIKKGRIYNQIQMDHVVVDLKRRYQNQGYYAAVIDIVSKTLPRNRVELTIDIKEGEPAKIGRISLVGNKVFSDARLKSLMQMTEHAAFGSGDKYSKPKMQADIETIKSYYLDRGYAEFKIDSSQVSISADKTKVFTTINMTEGALYTISKIGYVGELIVGKKELESLTPFKKGDNFSRAAVIEAVNAIRDRLSEEGYAFAEVVPETSFDRKKRTIAINFKIEPKKRVYIRRIEVEGNTRTRDHVVRREMRQLESAPYSLKMVRQSKQRLQRLGFFKSSDIETRRVSADQVDLIVKVEEQPTGSFSAGVGYSQLDGVSFNLGVSERNFIGSGNKLNFNVATSAARKSADIGVTNPYFTQDGVSLGGSIYYSEIDATQLDIAEYTTNNLGLRLTLGYPLSENNSLNYGLKFDSQELVCADAFTYCKDYISEFGKSSNSVIATVGWYHNSTNGFYFPTKGQKTSLSLEAVVPSTSKTPYYKVYADENWYQPLTDNFTMQLKTGLAFGDGYGDINSLPFYKKFYAGGIGTVRGFEPNSLGPRYDLATDGSNTPTGGSVKITGTAGVVFPVPFIEDSSNARVSLFFDFGNVFNSFDTVEANELRTSAGIGVSWITPVGPLTFSIAQPISYTKDDKLQTFQFTLGTGF
- a CDS encoding OmpH family outer membrane protein; this translates as MQKLLKTAFAIGFMVFSTASFSETGVKLGVVNVALLLEQAPQAKLATASLEKEFSPQQSELKSLAGNLEKKQADYQKNKTVMSDAQKVSKEREISMLTREIQRRRNDVQELLNLRRNEELAKLQKIVNDAIKEIGQKQGFDLILYEGIAYTNKRIDITNDVLTHLKAVSKKQRSEFNK
- the lpxD gene encoding UDP-3-O-(3-hydroxymyristoyl)glucosamine N-acyltransferase — its product is MQLKKVIHHLSEHGLNVELIGDDSIEISQVSGLDIAKKNEISFLTDKKYLPHLRSSLASAVLLTKQNVGDYSFTQVVVENPYYAYALVAQLLNPFKISNGHVHTSAVIDSSVKVGLSTSIAANVVIEKEVTIGSNSIISAGTVIEESVIIGNDCKIGANVTICHNCVIGDNVIIEAGAVIGGDGFGWANNKGKWIKIPQIGQVIIGNNVSIGNNVTIDRGAIQNTIIEDNCIIDNQVHLGHNVEIGSGSAIAGQAGFAGSTILGKNCTVAGQVGFAGHLKTVDNCHFLAKSGVTHDINEPGAYAGFPAIKATDWQRNSVRTRNLDKIVKQIKQLEKQVELLSK
- the fabZ gene encoding 3-hydroxyacyl-ACP dehydratase FabZ, whose translation is MEVKEIFEYLPHRYPFLLVDRVTDFESGKRLTAFKNVTFNEPQFTGHFPNNPIMPGVMIIEAMAQCTGILAFRSQDEKPDGTSMYYLAAVDNCRFRQPAIPGDRLDFEVKALGNKRGIWKFECTTKVDGKLIASADLMCAERKV
- the lpxA gene encoding acyl-ACP--UDP-N-acetylglucosamine O-acyltransferase, coding for MIHSTAIIDPNATIAPGVKIGAFCVIEGNVSIGAGSVLDSHVVIEGNVTIGENNRFFSFVSIAAPQDKKYAGEATTVIIGNNNTFRENVTINRGTVQDIGKTVVGDNNWVMAGVHIAHDCIIGNHCIFANAAALAGHVIVHDWAILGGYTLVHQFCQIGEHSFCGMGSVINQDVPNFVVVSGNLAGPRGINLEGLKRRGFDKTQLTLVKKAYRILYRTGNRLEQALHELELLNDEKNTLDSLIHFLKNSDRGIVR